From Nocardioides faecalis:
GCGATCGACCGCGAGGCCATCGCCGAGGGCATCTTCGACGGCAACGTGATCCCGGACGGGGGCCTGCTCAACATCAAGCCGGGCAGCGAGCCCGCCGAGCAGGTCGACGCCGACCCGGCCAAGGCCAAGAGCCTGGTCAAGGGCAGCCCGGAGGTCCCGATCACCTACCCGGCCGGCCAGTACGTCAACATCGACGAGGTCGCCCAGGCCATCGGCGGCAGTCTCGAGGCCGCCGGCTTCAAGGTGAAGTACAACCCCGTCGACTACGGCACCCTGGTCAAGCAGATCGTCGGTCGCCAGCTCAACGGCATCTACTTCTTCGCCGGCGTCCCGAACGTGGCCGTGCCCGACTTCTTCGCCAGCGGCTTCATGAAGTCCGTCTCGATCACCGGCAACTGCCCGGACCCGAAGATGGACGAGCTCGTCGCCTCCGCCCTGGAGCAGGACGACGCCGCTGCCGCCGCGCCGATCTACGAGGAGCTCAACACCCTCGGCGTCGTGGAGAAGCACTGCTACGTCCCGCTCTACCGGATGCAGCACACCTACGCCACGCAGAAGGACGTCAGCGGGATGGGCTTCAACGCCCTCAGCGCGATGGACTTCACCAAGGTGAAGAGCTGACCATGTCGCATGCGATGGTGACGGGGACGGCGGCCGGACGGCCGCCGTCCCCGGCACCGGGGGACCCGGTGCTGGTGGTCGACGACCTCGTCGTCGAGCACCGGAACCGGACCTCCGGGGAGATCTTCACCGCGGTGGACCGCGTGTCCCTGCGGATCGGCGCCGGTCAGAGCCTGGCCGTGGTCGGCGAGTCCGGCTCCGGCAAGACGACGCTCGCCATGGCCGCCACCGGGCTCGGCCCGCGCACCGGCGGCCGGATCGAGCTGCTCGGCCGCGACCTCGACGCCCTCGGCCGGAGCGAGCTCCGGGCGCTGCGCCCCGAGGTCCAGGTCGTCTTCCAGGACCCCCACGGCTCCCTCGACCCGCGCCAGTCGGTGCGCTCGGGCTTCGCCGAGCTGCGCAAGCTGCAGCCGGAGCGGACCACCTGGATCACCGACGAGGCGCTGCTGGAGCGGGTCCGCCTGTCCCCGGCGCTGCTCGACCGCTACCCCCACCAGCTCAGCGGCGGCCAGGCCCAGCGGGTCTGCATCGCCCGGGCACTGCTGATGCGTCCGCGGCTCATCGTCGCCGACGAGCCGACCTCCGGTCTCGACGTCTCGGTCCAGGCCGACGTGCTGCGGCTGCTGCAGGAGATCCGCGAGACGACCGGCGCCGCCCTGCTGATGATCAGCCACGACCTGGCCGTCGTGCGGTCCGTGTGCGAGGCGGTGATCGTGATGTTCCGCGGCCAGGTCGTCGAGGCCGGCGCGTGCGAACAGGTCTTCCGCGCCCCCACCGCGGACTACACCCGAGAGCTGCTGGACGCGATGCCCGGCAGCCGATGGAGGTCCCGCCGATGAAGGTCTCCACCCTGCGCCGGATCGGATCCCGGCTCGGCGCGCTGTTCGCGTCCCTGATGATCGCGCTGACCATCGCCTTCGCGCTCGGCCGCCTCTCCGGCGACCCGACCGCCACCATCCTCGGCCCGATGGCGCCGCAGGAGCAGCGTGACGCGCTGCGGGCCGAGCTGGGCCTCGACCGGCCCCTGCTCGTGCAGTACCTCGACTACTTGCGCGGCGTGTTCACCGCCGACCTCGGGACGTCGCTGCAGTTCTACCAGGACAACACCGCGATGATCCTGGAGCGACTTCCCTTCACGCTGCAGCTGGTCGCCGCCGGCATGCTGCTGGCCGTCCTGGTCGGCGTCCCGCTCGGCACGCTCGCCGCGCTCCGCGAGGGCACCTGGTGGGACCGCGGGGCCTCGACCCTGGCCCTGCTCGGCCAGTCGGTGCCGGTGTTCTGGCTGGGGATGATGTTCATCGTCCTGTTCGCCGTGAACCTCGGCTGGCTGCCCGCCGGGCAGTCGGGGAGCTTCAAGCACCTGATCCTGCCCGCGGTGACCATGGCGCTCTACCCGATGGCGCACATCGCCCGGCTCACCCGCGCCTCGATGAGCGAGGCGCTCGCCGAGCCGTTCGTCGACTCCGCCCGCGCCCGGGGCATCAGCCAGGTCCGGGTCGTGTGGCGGCACGCCTTCAAGAACGCGATGATGCCGATCCTGACCATCGTCGTGCTGCAGACGGGCATCCTGCTCTCCGGCGCCGTGGCCATCGAGTACGTCTACAGCTGGCCGGGCCTCGGGCAGCTCGCCCTGCAGGCCATCCAGTTCCGCGACTTCCCGCTGGTCCAGGCGATCGTCGTCTTCGGCGCGCTCGTCTTCGTCGGCCTGAACCTGGTGGTGGACATCCTGCACTCCGTCGTCGACCCGAGGGTGAGGTAGAGGTCATGACCCAGCTCGACGTCGAACTGGTCGCCCCCACGCCGCCGCCGGCCCCCGCCCGCGCCGGCCGCCGCAACCGCCGCCGCAGGACCGCGGTCTTCTGGCTCGCGCTCCCGCTCGCGGTGATGGCCGTGGCCGTGTTCGTGCTGCCGATGACCGGCCTGCTGCCCGGCACCGCCCAGGACCTCACCGCCACGCGCCGCCCGCCGGCCTTCCTCGACGGCGGCTCCTGGGCCAACCCGCTGGGCACCAACAAGCTCGGCCAGGACGTGCTCAGCCAGCTCGTCGAGGCCGGCCGGCTCACCATCCTGATCGGCCTGGTCGGGGCCCTGGTCTCGATCGGCCCCGGGACCCTGCTCGGCCTCTTCGCCGGCTACTGCCGGGGATGGGTCGACAAGGTCATCTCGATCCTGATCGATGCCCAGCTCGCCCTGCCGTTCATCCTCATCGCGCTGGCGATCATCGCCAACCGCGGCAGCTCGCTGCCGGTGCTGTTCGTCGTCCTCGCGCTGACCGGGTGGGCGCCGTGCGCCCGGGTGACCCGAGCCGCGACGCTCAGCCTGCGCGAGCGGCAGTTCGTGATGGGGCTGCGCGCTGCCGGCGCCTCCGAGCCGCGCATCGTGTTCCGGCACGTGCTGCCCAACCTGGCCGGCACGATCGTCGCGCTGGGCACGCTGCAGATCGGCACCGCGATCCTGGTCGAGAGCGCCCTGAGCTTCCTCGGCCTGGGGGTCGTCCCGCCGAAGGCCAGCTGGGGCTCCATGCTTGCCGCCGGCCAGGACGAGCTCGGCCAGGCGTGGTGGATCGCGCTGTTCCCGGGCCTGGCGATCACGGCGACCGTGCTGCTGGTCAACCTGCTCGGCGACGCCCTGCTCACCCACCACGACCCGAGGAAGAAGCGGCGATGAACGACCTGCTCACCATCTCCGGCCTCGCGATCACCGCCCGCGTCGCCGACGGCGACCTGCCGCTGCTGCGCGACGTCGACCTGACCGTGGGCCGCGGCGAGGTGCTCGGCGTCGTCGGCGAGTCCGGCAGCGGCAAGACCACCCTCGCCCGCTGCGTGGTCGGGCTGCTCGAGCGCAACGTCCGGGTCGAGGCCGGCGAGGTCCGCCTCGCCGAGACCCAGGTCGTGGCGCCGGGCGTCGACCGCACCCGCGAGGTGCGCGGCGCACAGGTCGGCATGGTCTTCCAGGACGCCTCCCGCTCGCTCAACCCCCTGATGCGGATCCGGGCGCACCTGGCCGAGGTGCTGCGGCGCCACGTCCCCCACATCACCAAGCAGGAGATCGAGCAGCGCTCGGTCGAGGTGCTCGAGCAGATGCGGATCGCCGACGCGCGCCGGGTGCTCGACAGCTATCCGCACCAGCTCTCCGGCGGCCTGCGGCAGCGGGTGGCGATCGGTCTCGCCGTCGTCACCCGGCCCTCGCTCGTCATCGCCGACGAGTGCACCACGGCGCTGGACGTGACCACCCAGACCAAGGTGGTCGAGCTGTTCCGCACCCTCGTCGACGAGCTCGGCATCGGGCTGCTGTTCGTCACCCACGACCTGATGCTGGCCAGCGACCTGTGCGACCGGATCGCGGTGATGAGCCAGGGCCGCGTCGTCGAGCAGGGGCCGGCGATGGACGTGCTCGAACACCCGCACGAGGACTACACCCGGCAGCTGCTGGCTGCCATCCCGACCTGGAACTGACAGGAGCAGCAACCACATGCCCGAAGCGAACGGGATCGGAGCCTACGCGGCGTACCTGCCGTCGTACGTGCTCACCGACAACCAGATCGACGGTGCCCGGTCCGCGCGGCCCGGCGGGCCCGCCCGCAGCGTCGCCGCGTACGACGAGGACAGCGTCACCATGGCGGTGGAGGCCCTGCGTGGCCTGGTCGATGAGACCACCCGCGGCCCGCTGCTGCTCGCCAGCACCTCGGCGCCCTACGCGGTGAAGACGTCGGCCGGGATCGTGCACGCCGCGCTCGGCCTCGACCCGTCGGTGAGGGCCACCGACCTGCACGGCCACCGCGCCGGCGCCACCGCGCTGGACCTGGTGCTCCGGCTGGGTGCCACCGCGGCCGCCTCCGACCTGCGCGGCACCCGGCCCGGCGCCCCGGACGAGCTGGCCCAGGGTGACGCCGCCGCCGCGTTCGCCCCCGGCGACGCGGTGCGGCTGCTCGCCTCCGCCGGACGCACCACCGAGCTGCTGGAGCGCTGGCGGCTGCCCGGCGAGCAGCACGACCGGGTGTGGGACGAGCGGTTCACCGCCGAGGTGCTCGTCGAGGCCGCGTCGGCGGCCGCCTCCGCCGCGCTGGCCGAGGCCGGCGTCGAGGCCGTGGACCACGTGGTGGTCTCCTCCAGCAACGCCCGTGCCGCCGCCGCGCTGCGCCGCCGCCTCGGCGGCAGCGGCGCCGACGCCGCGGTCGAGCGACAGGTCGGCTTCACCGGCGCCGCGCACCCCGGCCTGCTGCTCGCCGCGACCCTCGACGTCGCCGAGCCCGGCCAGACCGTGCTGCTGCTCTCGGCCACCGAGGGCGCGGACGCGTTCGTGCTCCGGGTCGCCGACGGCATCGAGGACGCCCGCCGCAGCCCCGCCGTCGCCGACCAGCTCGCCGGCCGCGCGAGCGTGGGCTACGGCCGCTACCTGCGCTGGCGCGGGCTGCTCGACGTGCAGGGTCCTGCTCGCCCGGCGGCCCCGGCGCCCGCCGCCCCGCCGATGTACCGCCGCGAGGGCTGGAAGTACCGGCTCGAGGGCAGCCGGTGCGAGGCCTGCGGCGCCGTGAGCACCCCGCCCAGCCGGGTCTGTGCCGGCTGCGGCACCCTCGGCGGTGACGGCACCGGCAAGGTCTCGCTGCGCGACGCCTTCGCCACCGTCGTCTCGGTGACCGAGGACCACCTCACCACCATGCCCGAGGCCTCGGTGGCCGTGGTCGTCGCCGACGTCGAGGGCGGCGGCCGGCTCACCGGCTACGCCACCGACATCCGGCCGAGCGAGGTCCAGGTCGGGATGACGGTGCGGCCGACGTTCCGCCGCATGTGGACCACCGACGGGATCCACAACCACTTCTGGAAGCTTCGTCCCTGGGAGGGCAACCGCTGATGAGCGCCAAACCGATGTTCCACGACGTCGCGATCGTGGCGATGGGCTGCACGCCGTTCCGCGACCACTGGAGCTCGTCGGCCGACGACCTGCTGGTGGACGCGGTCCAGGCCTGCCTGGAGTCCAACGACAAGATCACCCTGGACGCCGTCGACGCGTTCTGGGTGGGCACCCAGGGCTCCGGCATGTCCGGGCAGACCCTGGCCCGTCCGCTGCGGCTGACCGGCAAGCCGGTGACCCGGGTGGAGAACTACTGCGCGACCGGCTCCGAGGCGTTCCGCAACGCGGCCTTCGCGGTGGCCTCCGGCGCCTACGACATGGTGATGGCGACCGGTGTGGAGAAGCTCAAGGACTCCTCGCAGTCCGGCCTCTCCGCGGTCTTCCCGCCCGCCGACGGCAGCGACGTCGACTGGACCGCCCCGGCCGGGTTCTCCCTGCTGGCCCCCGCCTACGCCGCGGCGTACGGCGTGACGCAGCCCGACCTGCGCTCCGCGCTGACCCACGTGGCGGTGAAGAACCACGCCAACGGTGCGCTCAACCCGCGCGCGCAGTTCCAGAAGCCGATCACGCCCGAGGTCGTCGAGAAGGCGCCGCCGATCGCCGGCATGCTCGGCGTCATGGACTGCTCCGGCGTCTCCGACGGCGCCGCGGTGGCGGTCGTGGTCCGCGCCGAGGACGCCTACAAGTACACCGACAAGCCGGTGTTCCTGCACGGGATGTCCTTCATCGCCGGCTCCGGCGACGGCCTGGCCACCGACGGCTACGACTTCACCACCTTCCCCGAGGTCGCCCAGGCCGCGGCGCAGGCCTACGAGCAGGCCGGCGTCACCGACCCCGCCACGCAGATCTCGCTGGCCGAGGTGCACGACTGCTTCACCCCGACCGAGATGGTGCTCATGGAGGACCTCGGGTTCTCCGAGCGCGGCAAGGCCTGGCGCGACATCCTCGACGGCCGCTACGACCTCGACGGCGCGCTGCCGGTCAACACCGACGGTGGCCTGAAGTCGTTCGGACACCCGATCGGTGCCACCGGGTTGCGGATGATGTTCGAGTGCTTCAGCCAGCTGCGCGGCGAGGCCGGTGAGCGCCAGGTCGACGGCGCCCGGTTGGCGCTGGCCCAGAACCTGGGCGGCCAGCCCGGATCCTGCGTCGCCTTCGTGGCGGTGCTCGGCAACGAGGAGCCGGTGCGCGCATGAGCAGCTCGAGCAGCTTCGTCTCCTACGACGGCCGCGTCGTCGTGGTCACCGGTGCCGGCAACGGCATCGGCCGGGCCCACGCCCTCACCCTCGCGAGCCGCGGCGCCCGCGTCGTGGTCAACGACCTCGGCGGCGCCGTCGACGGCAGCGGCACCTCCGGTGCCGCGCAGCGCGTGGTCGACGAGATCGTCGCCGCCGGGGGAGAGGCCGTCGCCTCCACCGACTCGGTGGCCACCGTCGAGGGCGGCCGTGCCCTCATCGACACCGCGATCGAGGCCTGGGGTCGGGTCGACGCGGTCATCCACAACGCCGGCATCCTGCGCGACCGCTCGTTCGCGAAGATGGAGGACGCCGACGTCACGTCGGTCCTCGACGTGCACCTCGGCGGGGCGTTCAACGTGTTGCGCCCGGCCTGGCCGCACATGGTCGAGGCCGGCTACGGCCGGATCGTGCTGACCACCTCCAGCTCGGGCCTGCTCGGCAACTTCGGCCAGTCCAGCTACGCCGCGGCCAAGGCGGGGCTGATCGGGCTGATGAACGTGCTGGCCCTGGAGGGCGCCCGCAGCGGGATCCTGGTCAACGCGATCTCCCCGACGGCTGCGACCCGGATGACCGAGGGCCTGCTCGGCGAGCTCGCCGAGCGGTTCGACCCCCAGCACGTGGCCGCCGTGGCGACGTACCTCGCCTCCGAGCAGTGCGAGCTCGACCGCACGATCCTCACCGTCGGTGGGGGCCGGGTCGGCCGGGTCTTCATCGGCGTCACCCCCGGCTGGTACGGCGGTCGCGAGCCCGCCACCCCCGACGACGTGCTCGACGCGATCGGCGAGATCACCTCGCTGGACGACTTCATCGTCCCCAAGGGCGGTGCCGACGAGATCGCGCTCATCCAGCAGGTCCTCGGCTCCGACTGAGCCGGGCCGGCAGAACCAGGCCAGAACCAGGAAGGCGAACATGCCAGTCAGCGAAGTCCACCACGTGGCGATGACGGTCTCCGACGTCGAGCGCGCGGCGGCGTTCTACGAGCAGGCGCTCGGCTACACCCGGACCCTGCGCTCCGACGTCGGCGGTCCCGGCATCGAGACCTCCCTCGGCCTGCCCGAGGGCACCACCGGCAAGGTGCAGTACCTGCAGGGCCCCAGCCAGATCGGCCAGCTCGAGCTGATCGAGTGGAACGGCCAGACCCAGCGGACCAGCACTGCGGGCCACCTCGAGCTGGGCACCTTCCTGCTGAGCTTCCAGGTGCCGGTCGAGGAGATCGAGGAGCTGCACGACCGCGTCGCCGCCCTCGGCGGGGAGTGCCTGACCCGGCCGAACCGGGTGCTGCTGGAGAACTACGGCTACATCACCGCGTTCGCCGCCCGCGACCTTGACGGCAACCTGCTGGAGTTCGTCAGCCTGCCCAGCCGGGAGGAGATCCGAGCCTTCCGGCGCGGTGTCGCGGCGGCGGTGAGCGCCCGTGACGACGGCTAACTTCGCGGAGGTGCTGCGCGGCCAGGCGCTGCGGCGCGGGCAGCGCGAGGCGCTCGTCGACGGCGAGGAGCGCTGGACCTACGCCGAGCTCGACGCCGACGTCGACCGGCACGCCGCCGCGCTGCTGGCCGCCGGCGTCACCCCCGCCGACCTGGTCGGCATCCTGGGCCGCAACAGCGCGACCTACCTGCTCGAGCTGCTCGCGCTGGCCCGGATCGGGGCGATCGCCGTGCCGCTGAACTGGCGGCTGCACCCCAGCGAGCAGAGCTACGTGCTGCGCCAGGCCGGCATCACCGCCCTGGCGTACGACGACGAGTTCGCCGGCCTCGTGCGCGAGGTCGACGCGGACCTCCCGCTGCGCGTCCTCGTCTCCCACGGCGACGTGCTGGAGCGCGGCGCCCTCCGGCTCACCGACCTGTTGGCCGCGGTGCCGGCCGGCACCCGGGTGCCGGACGCGGAGAAGGACCGCGACGACGTGCACCGGCTGCTCTACACCTCGGGCACCACGGCGCACCCCAAGGGCGTGATCCACACCTGCGCCAACGTGGCCGCCAACCACCGCGCCCAGGTGCTCGAGCTCGAGCTGACCCAGGCCGACCGGATCCTGCTCTCCGCGCCGATGTTCCACGTCTCCGGCCTCGAGGCGCCCGGCCTGGCCACCTTCGTGGCCGGGGCGACGCTGGTGGTCGCGCCGACCACCAGCCCCGCCGACATCGGCCGGCTGGTGGAGACCGAGCGGATCACCGGTCTGGTGCTGGCCGCCCAGATCCTGTTCGGCATCCTCGAGGCGGACCCCGCCCCGGACCTGTCCTCGCTGCGCTACCTGCTCTTCGCCGGCGTCGCGCCGAGCGTGCGCCGCCAGGTCAAGGAGCGGCTGCCGCACGTGCGCACCGTGGACACCTTCGGGATGACCGAGCTGTGCAACGGCGTGGCCTACATGGATGCCGCGCACGAGGTGGAGAAGCTCGGCGCGCTCGGTGCTCCCTTCCCCGGGGTGCACATCCGGGTCGTCGACGAGGACTTCCGCCCGGTGCCGCCCGGCGTCGAGGGCGAGATCGTGGTGCGCGGCGAGAAGGTCTCGCCCGGCTACTGGCGCGACGAGGAGGCCACCCGGCGCTCGCGCCGCGACGGCTGGTTCCTGACCGGCGACGTCGGCCGCCTCGACGCCGACGGCTATCTGTGGTTCGTCGACCGGCGCGCGGACCTGATCAAGTCCGGCGGCGAGAACATCGCCAGCGCCGAGGTGGAGCGGGTCGTCGCCTCCCACCCCGGGGTCGCGGAGGTCGCCGTCGTCGGCGTGCCCGACCCGCGCTGGGACGAGGTGCCCAAGGCGTGGGTCGTCGCCCGGCCCGGCAGCGGGTTGACCGAGGACGACGTACGCACCCACTGCGAGGCGAACCTGGCCCGCTACAAGGTGCCCAAGCACGTCGAGATCGTCGAGGCGCTGCCGCGCAACGACTCCGGCAAGGTGCTCAAGAAGGTGCTGCGCCAACAGGGGACCGCCAGCGCCGGAGCCGCCGGGAGCGCTGAGCTCGCGGGGGGAGCGGGCCGGTGAGCACCGCGAACCTGGCCCGCGTGGTCGGCGGCAACGCGGTGCGCTTCGCCGAGCGCACCGCCCTGGTCTTCGCCGAGCGTCGCTGGACCTACGCCGAGCTCGACCGCGACGTCTCCGCGCTGGCCGCCGGGCTGCGCGAGGACGGCGTCGGCCGCGGCACCCGGGTCGCCGTCGTCGCCGACAACGTCCCCGAATTCCTGCTGCTGGCGATGGCGCTGAGCCGCCTCGGTGCGGTGCTGGTGCCGCTCAACTACCGGCTCACCGCCGCCGAGCTCGCCCACCTGCTCGGCCACGCGCAGGTGCAGGCGGTGGCGACGGTCCCCGAATTCGCCGCGCTGACCGCCGAGGCCGCCGCCGCGCTGCCGGGCGTGCGCCGCTACGGCCTGGAGGAGATCGACGAGGGCTGGGCGAGCATCCCGCGGATGGTCGAGGCCCACCGCGGTGCGGTGGTCGCCGACGTCGCGCTCGGCGACGACGATCTGCAGCGGATCGTCTACACGTCCGGCACCACCAGCCTGCCCAAGGGCGTGCTGCTCACCCACGGCAACGTGCGCGCGAACATGCACGCCCAGGTGGTCGAGCTCGGCCTGCGACCGAGCGACCGGATCCTCAACTTCGCCCCGCTCTACCACGTCGGCGGCACCGACCTGCCGGGCTTCGCGATCTGGCACGTCGGCGGCACGATGGTGCTCCAGCGCCGGGTGCAGCCGCACGCCATCCTCGCCGCTATCGAGGACGAGGGCATCACCGGGATGGTGCTGGCGGCGACGATGCTCGACATGGTCCGTCGTGCGGCCGAGGAGCGCTCGGCGGACCTGCGCAGCGTGCGGTGGCTGATCTTCTCCCAGGTCACCCCGGCGCTGTTCCGGGTCGCCCGCGAGCTGTTCGGGCACGCCCGGCTGATCGAGGGCTACGGCCTGACCGAGACGTGCAGCGGGCTGACCTACCTCGACGAGGCGCACATGGAGACCAAGCAGGGCTCCGTCGGGCTGCCGGTCGCCTGGGTCGACGTCCGGGTGGTCGACCCCAGCGGTGCGGACGTGCCGCCGGGCGTCGAGGGTGAGGTCGTCGCCCGCGGTCCCAAGGTCAGCCCCGGCTACCTGGACGACCCGGCCGCCACCGCGGCGGCATTCCGCGACGGCTGGTTCCACACCGGCGACATCGGGGTGCGCGACGCCGACGGCTACCTCTACATCCGCGACCGGATCAAGGACATGATCCGCTCGGGCGGAGAGAACATGGCCAGCGCCGAGATCGAGAACGTGCTCGCCGACCACCCCGACGTCCTCTCCGTCGCCGTCGTCGGCGCCCCGGACCCGCGCTGGCAGGAGGTGCCGGTCGCCTTCGTCGTGGGCCGGCCCGGCCTGGACCCCGCCGACCTGGTGGCCAGCGCCGACGGACGGCTGGGCAGGTTCAAGCTGCCCAAGGCCGTGTACGTCGTCGACGAGCTGCCCACCAACCCGTCCGGGAAGGTGCTCAAACGGGACCTGCGCGAGCGGCTCGCCGGGCTGGAGCCCGACTGGCGCTACGCCCCGGCCTGACCCGCCCCGCCTGACCCCGCCCAGACCTCGAGTCCCAGAGCTCGAGTCCCAGACCTCAGCCCCCGGCGAGCAGCGCCGCGGTGTGCATGAGCGCGAACCGGCGGGTGCCGTGGCCGAGGTCCTCCCACGGCTTGGCCCACCTCAGGTGCGGCGCCACGTCCCAGGCGCTCGCCCCGGCGCCGTGGGTGGCGGCCACCTCGAGCGCGCGCTCCCGCTCGCCCGCGTGGTGCTCGAGCAGCTCGGTGGCCCGCTCCGCGACGTCGCGGTAGGCGTACTGGTGCGCGGGTGCGGCGGCGTGCACCTCGCCGTGTGCGGCCAGGTCGCGGATCCGGGTGAGCGTGGCGAGCAGGTCGCGGGCCGGTGCGTCGCCGGGCAGGCTCGGGATGGCGAGCTGGGTGGGGCCCTCGGGCATCATCGTGTCGCCGGTGAGCACGACCCCGTGGGCGACGTGCACGGTGTGCCCGGGGGTGTGCCCGGGGGTGTGCAGGACGCGCACCACGAGGTCGCCGTAGGTCAGGTCGGTGTCGCCGTCGAGGATCCGGTCGGGAACCAGGTCCTCGGCGTGGTGGGCGACCTTGACCGCTTCGTCGTACATCCGCTGCGCGGTCTCGGCGGGCACCCCGGCGGCCGGCAGCGCCCGGCGCAGCTGGTCCAGGAAGCCGCCGCGGCCGATCGCGCGCTGGTGGTCGAAGTCGTCCTCGCGGTGGATCACCACCTCCGCGCCCGAGGCCTGCCGCACCCGGTCGGCGAACCCGACGTGGTCGGGGTGGTTGTGGGAGAGCAGCACCGCGCAGATCTCCTCGACGCCGAGGCCGAGCGTGGCCAGGCCGTCGCGGAACGCGGTCCAGCAGCCGGGGTGCTCGTAGCCGGCAT
This genomic window contains:
- a CDS encoding ABC transporter ATP-binding protein → MNDLLTISGLAITARVADGDLPLLRDVDLTVGRGEVLGVVGESGSGKTTLARCVVGLLERNVRVEAGEVRLAETQVVAPGVDRTREVRGAQVGMVFQDASRSLNPLMRIRAHLAEVLRRHVPHITKQEIEQRSVEVLEQMRIADARRVLDSYPHQLSGGLRQRVAIGLAVVTRPSLVIADECTTALDVTTQTKVVELFRTLVDELGIGLLFVTHDLMLASDLCDRIAVMSQGRVVEQGPAMDVLEHPHEDYTRQLLAAIPTWN
- a CDS encoding VOC family protein, whose protein sequence is MPVSEVHHVAMTVSDVERAAAFYEQALGYTRTLRSDVGGPGIETSLGLPEGTTGKVQYLQGPSQIGQLELIEWNGQTQRTSTAGHLELGTFLLSFQVPVEEIEELHDRVAALGGECLTRPNRVLLENYGYITAFAARDLDGNLLEFVSLPSREEIRAFRRGVAAAVSARDDG
- a CDS encoding acetyl-CoA acetyltransferase; protein product: MSAKPMFHDVAIVAMGCTPFRDHWSSSADDLLVDAVQACLESNDKITLDAVDAFWVGTQGSGMSGQTLARPLRLTGKPVTRVENYCATGSEAFRNAAFAVASGAYDMVMATGVEKLKDSSQSGLSAVFPPADGSDVDWTAPAGFSLLAPAYAAAYGVTQPDLRSALTHVAVKNHANGALNPRAQFQKPITPEVVEKAPPIAGMLGVMDCSGVSDGAAVAVVVRAEDAYKYTDKPVFLHGMSFIAGSGDGLATDGYDFTTFPEVAQAAAQAYEQAGVTDPATQISLAEVHDCFTPTEMVLMEDLGFSERGKAWRDILDGRYDLDGALPVNTDGGLKSFGHPIGATGLRMMFECFSQLRGEAGERQVDGARLALAQNLGGQPGSCVAFVAVLGNEEPVRA
- a CDS encoding class I adenylate-forming enzyme family protein, which gives rise to MTTANFAEVLRGQALRRGQREALVDGEERWTYAELDADVDRHAAALLAAGVTPADLVGILGRNSATYLLELLALARIGAIAVPLNWRLHPSEQSYVLRQAGITALAYDDEFAGLVREVDADLPLRVLVSHGDVLERGALRLTDLLAAVPAGTRVPDAEKDRDDVHRLLYTSGTTAHPKGVIHTCANVAANHRAQVLELELTQADRILLSAPMFHVSGLEAPGLATFVAGATLVVAPTTSPADIGRLVETERITGLVLAAQILFGILEADPAPDLSSLRYLLFAGVAPSVRRQVKERLPHVRTVDTFGMTELCNGVAYMDAAHEVEKLGALGAPFPGVHIRVVDEDFRPVPPGVEGEIVVRGEKVSPGYWRDEEATRRSRRDGWFLTGDVGRLDADGYLWFVDRRADLIKSGGENIASAEVERVVASHPGVAEVAVVGVPDPRWDEVPKAWVVARPGSGLTEDDVRTHCEANLARYKVPKHVEIVEALPRNDSGKVLKKVLRQQGTASAGAAGSAELAGGAGR
- a CDS encoding ABC transporter permease, yielding MTQLDVELVAPTPPPAPARAGRRNRRRRTAVFWLALPLAVMAVAVFVLPMTGLLPGTAQDLTATRRPPAFLDGGSWANPLGTNKLGQDVLSQLVEAGRLTILIGLVGALVSIGPGTLLGLFAGYCRGWVDKVISILIDAQLALPFILIALAIIANRGSSLPVLFVVLALTGWAPCARVTRAATLSLRERQFVMGLRAAGASEPRIVFRHVLPNLAGTIVALGTLQIGTAILVESALSFLGLGVVPPKASWGSMLAAGQDELGQAWWIALFPGLAITATVLLVNLLGDALLTHHDPRKKRR
- a CDS encoding zinc ribbon domain-containing protein, which produces MPEANGIGAYAAYLPSYVLTDNQIDGARSARPGGPARSVAAYDEDSVTMAVEALRGLVDETTRGPLLLASTSAPYAVKTSAGIVHAALGLDPSVRATDLHGHRAGATALDLVLRLGATAAASDLRGTRPGAPDELAQGDAAAAFAPGDAVRLLASAGRTTELLERWRLPGEQHDRVWDERFTAEVLVEAASAAASAALAEAGVEAVDHVVVSSSNARAAAALRRRLGGSGADAAVERQVGFTGAAHPGLLLAATLDVAEPGQTVLLLSATEGADAFVLRVADGIEDARRSPAVADQLAGRASVGYGRYLRWRGLLDVQGPARPAAPAPAAPPMYRREGWKYRLEGSRCEACGAVSTPPSRVCAGCGTLGGDGTGKVSLRDAFATVVSVTEDHLTTMPEASVAVVVADVEGGGRLTGYATDIRPSEVQVGMTVRPTFRRMWTTDGIHNHFWKLRPWEGNR
- a CDS encoding ABC transporter ATP-binding protein, producing the protein MSHAMVTGTAAGRPPSPAPGDPVLVVDDLVVEHRNRTSGEIFTAVDRVSLRIGAGQSLAVVGESGSGKTTLAMAATGLGPRTGGRIELLGRDLDALGRSELRALRPEVQVVFQDPHGSLDPRQSVRSGFAELRKLQPERTTWITDEALLERVRLSPALLDRYPHQLSGGQAQRVCIARALLMRPRLIVADEPTSGLDVSVQADVLRLLQEIRETTGAALLMISHDLAVVRSVCEAVIVMFRGQVVEAGACEQVFRAPTADYTRELLDAMPGSRWRSRR
- a CDS encoding ABC transporter permease, which codes for MKVSTLRRIGSRLGALFASLMIALTIAFALGRLSGDPTATILGPMAPQEQRDALRAELGLDRPLLVQYLDYLRGVFTADLGTSLQFYQDNTAMILERLPFTLQLVAAGMLLAVLVGVPLGTLAALREGTWWDRGASTLALLGQSVPVFWLGMMFIVLFAVNLGWLPAGQSGSFKHLILPAVTMALYPMAHIARLTRASMSEALAEPFVDSARARGISQVRVVWRHAFKNAMMPILTIVVLQTGILLSGAVAIEYVYSWPGLGQLALQAIQFRDFPLVQAIVVFGALVFVGLNLVVDILHSVVDPRVR
- a CDS encoding SDR family NAD(P)-dependent oxidoreductase is translated as MSSSSSFVSYDGRVVVVTGAGNGIGRAHALTLASRGARVVVNDLGGAVDGSGTSGAAQRVVDEIVAAGGEAVASTDSVATVEGGRALIDTAIEAWGRVDAVIHNAGILRDRSFAKMEDADVTSVLDVHLGGAFNVLRPAWPHMVEAGYGRIVLTTSSSGLLGNFGQSSYAAAKAGLIGLMNVLALEGARSGILVNAISPTAATRMTEGLLGELAERFDPQHVAAVATYLASEQCELDRTILTVGGGRVGRVFIGVTPGWYGGREPATPDDVLDAIGEITSLDDFIVPKGGADEIALIQQVLGSD